A genomic segment from Geitlerinema sp. PCC 7407 encodes:
- a CDS encoding diguanylate cyclase: protein MDASILIVGSEKFSVELLKHAQTTVNCNVQLALDAVEVLSLIKSQPPDLLILQASHSNEAELCQQIKQMKGFRYLYCLLIEDQPALNSPTEYVARAQALERGADAYLWLPHLPQAGTEASSENHLERRLLTAQIRAGLRVIESHRELMRTNDVLSTMALIDPLTSLNNRRALEWELPRQVQNARNRGLPLSVIILDVDFFKSINDTYGHLVGDCALKLLSERLQGNLRFQDTLFRYGGEEFVVILSNTNCEEGLLVAHRLRRLVSDQGFVVNNTLTLNLTISAGTTSLDSQDDDRGLSLLQRADQNLLQAKSSGRNRVVSCELPDPCSRAGDASFGAT from the coding sequence ATGGATGCCTCAATTTTGATTGTTGGCAGCGAGAAATTTTCAGTAGAACTGCTCAAGCATGCCCAGACAACGGTTAACTGCAATGTCCAGCTTGCCCTTGACGCTGTTGAAGTCCTCTCTCTGATCAAGTCTCAACCGCCCGACTTGCTGATTCTTCAGGCCAGTCATAGCAACGAGGCAGAGCTGTGTCAGCAGATCAAGCAGATGAAGGGCTTTCGCTACTTATACTGTCTCCTGATCGAAGATCAGCCCGCGCTGAACAGTCCAACAGAATATGTCGCCCGGGCCCAAGCCCTCGAGCGGGGGGCTGACGCCTACCTGTGGCTGCCCCATCTTCCCCAGGCGGGCACGGAGGCTTCTTCCGAAAATCACCTAGAACGGCGACTGCTGACGGCCCAGATCCGCGCGGGACTTCGAGTTATTGAGAGTCACCGAGAGCTCATGCGCACCAACGACGTGCTCTCGACCATGGCGCTGATCGATCCCCTAACGTCTCTGAACAATCGGCGGGCTCTCGAGTGGGAGCTGCCGCGCCAAGTCCAAAACGCCCGCAACCGGGGACTGCCCCTGAGCGTCATCATTTTGGACGTCGATTTTTTTAAGAGCATCAACGATACCTACGGCCACCTGGTCGGAGACTGTGCTCTCAAGCTTTTGTCGGAGCGGCTTCAGGGCAATTTGCGCTTCCAGGACACTTTGTTTCGCTACGGCGGCGAGGAGTTTGTGGTGATCCTCAGCAATACCAACTGCGAGGAAGGGTTGCTGGTGGCTCACCGGCTGCGCCGCTTGGTGAGTGATCAGGGTTTTGTGGTGAACAACACGCTGACTCTCAATCTCACGATCAGCGCCGGCACGACGTCTTTGGACAGCCAGGATGACGATCGCGGCCTGAGCCTTTTGCAGCGGGCAGACCAAAACCTGCTCCAGGCAAAATCCAGCGGGCGCAATCGCGTGGTGAGCTGTGAGCTCCCCGACCCATGTTCCAGGGCCGGGGATGCTTCGTTTGGAGCGACCTAG
- the gcvH gene encoding glycine cleavage system protein GcvH — MALEYPDNLQYLDSHEYIRLEDDIAVIGISAHAVSELGDIVFLELPVVGDTVEKGESFGTVESVKAVEELRSPVTGTVVDRNSDIVDAPEQLGDDPYGDGWLIKVRLDDPSELDDALSAAEYRAQVEGED; from the coding sequence ATGGCGCTGGAGTATCCCGACAATTTGCAGTACTTGGACTCCCACGAATACATCCGGCTGGAAGACGATATTGCCGTAATTGGCATTAGCGCCCACGCTGTGAGTGAGCTCGGAGATATTGTTTTCCTGGAGTTGCCGGTGGTCGGTGACACGGTGGAAAAGGGTGAGAGCTTTGGGACGGTCGAGTCGGTCAAGGCGGTGGAGGAGCTGCGATCGCCTGTGACGGGGACCGTCGTCGATCGCAACAGCGACATTGTGGACGCGCCAGAACAGCTAGGAGATGATCCCTATGGGGATGGCTGGCTGATCAAGGTCCGCCTCGATGATCCCAGTGAACTGGATGATGCGCTTTCGGCTGCTGAGTATCGGGCACAGGTAGAAGGGGAAGACTAA
- the gcvP gene encoding aminomethyl-transferring glycine dehydrogenase has translation MTVQATSSLLQAGGDEGLRNAFAQRHLGPDAAAQDAMLEALGVTSLEELLAQTVPVSIRASEALQLPAPLSEEAALAKLRAIAAQNQVFRSFIGQGYYGTILPPVIQRNILENPGWYTAYTPYQAEIAQGRLEMLLNFQTLVSDLTGLAIANASLLDEATAAAEAMAMSYGLCKNKSQIFFVSQDCHPQTIEVLQTRARPLGIEIRVGDHRTFDTETPVFGALLQYPATDGALHDYRAFIEQVQAVGALVTLAADLLGLTLLTPPGELGADIAIGSTQRFGLPMGYGGPHAAYFATRDAFKRQIPGRLVGLSKDVQGKPALRLALQTREQHIRRDKATSNICTAQVLPAVLAVSYAIYHGPTGLKAIATRVHRLTQVLAAGLVQLGYSLRSRHFFDTLCVDLAALNGVAARQQAAILAAAQARQINLCPLGEGAIALSLDETTTLEDVQTLLEIFALDQGAPNVQDLASPGDFAFPETLVRTSPYLNEAAFHRYHSETELLRYLHRLQARDLSLTTSMIPLGSCTMKLNATAEMMPITWPEFSQLHPFAPLEQAQGYRVLFEQLEAWLAEITGFAGISLQPNAGSQGEYAGLLVIRQYHEARGEGDRDVCLIPQSAHGTNPASAVMCGLKVVAIACDDQGNIDLGDLQQKAEAHRDRLAALMVTYPSTHGVFEAGIRDICEIVHANGGQVYMDGANMNALVGLCRPADFGADVCHLNLHKTFCIPHGGGGPGMGPIGVQAHLVPFLPGHSVVALEGSQRIGAVSAAPWGSASILPISWMYIAMMGGPGLTQATAIAILNANYIAQRLAPHYPILYRGETDRIAHECILDLRGLKKSAGIEVEDVAKRLMDYGFHAPTVSWPVAGTLMVEPTESESKEELDRFCDAMIAIRQEVEAIAQGTSDPQNNPLKHAPHTAEVLISADWDRPYSREQAAYPAPWLREHKFWPAVSRIDNAYGDRNLICTCGPLDAYTQA, from the coding sequence ATGACCGTTCAGGCTACGTCTTCGCTTCTCCAGGCTGGAGGAGATGAGGGTCTCCGCAATGCTTTTGCGCAGCGGCACTTGGGCCCTGACGCAGCGGCTCAAGACGCCATGCTGGAAGCTCTGGGGGTGACCAGCCTGGAGGAACTGCTCGCCCAGACCGTGCCTGTGAGCATTCGGGCCTCTGAGGCGCTGCAGCTGCCGGCGCCGCTGAGTGAAGAGGCGGCTTTGGCGAAGCTGCGGGCGATCGCTGCTCAAAATCAGGTCTTTCGCTCCTTCATTGGCCAGGGCTACTACGGGACGATCTTGCCGCCGGTGATCCAGCGCAATATTTTGGAAAATCCGGGCTGGTATACCGCCTACACGCCTTATCAGGCGGAGATTGCCCAGGGCCGTCTGGAGATGCTGCTGAACTTCCAGACCCTGGTGAGTGACCTGACGGGGCTGGCGATCGCCAATGCCTCGCTGCTGGATGAGGCGACGGCGGCGGCGGAAGCGATGGCGATGAGCTATGGCCTCTGCAAAAATAAGTCCCAGATCTTCTTTGTGTCCCAGGACTGTCATCCCCAGACGATCGAGGTGCTGCAAACGCGGGCGCGGCCCCTAGGCATTGAGATCCGGGTGGGCGATCACCGCACCTTTGACACCGAGACGCCGGTTTTCGGAGCGCTGCTCCAGTACCCGGCGACGGATGGCGCGCTCCATGACTATCGCGCTTTCATTGAGCAGGTGCAGGCGGTCGGCGCGCTGGTGACCCTGGCGGCGGACCTGCTGGGCCTGACGCTGCTGACGCCGCCGGGAGAACTCGGGGCCGATATTGCCATTGGCAGCACCCAGCGCTTTGGGTTGCCTATGGGCTATGGTGGTCCCCACGCGGCCTATTTCGCGACGCGCGACGCCTTCAAGCGGCAGATTCCGGGCCGCCTGGTGGGTCTGTCCAAGGATGTGCAAGGCAAGCCAGCGCTGCGTCTGGCGCTCCAAACTCGGGAGCAGCACATTCGCCGGGATAAGGCGACCAGCAATATCTGTACGGCCCAGGTGCTGCCAGCGGTGCTGGCGGTGTCCTACGCGATCTATCACGGGCCGACAGGTCTGAAGGCGATCGCCACTCGGGTCCACCGCCTGACTCAGGTGTTGGCGGCGGGCCTAGTGCAGCTGGGCTATAGCCTGCGATCGCGCCATTTCTTTGACACGCTGTGCGTCGATCTGGCTGCTCTCAATGGCGTGGCGGCGCGTCAGCAGGCGGCTATTTTGGCGGCAGCCCAGGCCCGTCAGATCAATCTGTGCCCGCTGGGCGAGGGGGCGATCGCCCTTTCCCTCGATGAGACCACGACCCTCGAGGACGTGCAGACGCTGCTGGAAATCTTCGCCCTGGATCAGGGAGCGCCCAATGTGCAGGACCTGGCCAGCCCGGGAGACTTTGCGTTTCCGGAGACTCTGGTGCGCACGAGCCCCTACCTGAACGAGGCGGCGTTCCATCGCTATCACTCAGAAACAGAGCTTTTGCGCTATCTCCACCGCCTCCAAGCTCGGGACCTCTCCTTGACGACCTCCATGATTCCCCTGGGCTCCTGCACCATGAAGCTCAACGCGACGGCGGAGATGATGCCGATCACGTGGCCAGAGTTTAGCCAACTCCATCCCTTTGCGCCCCTGGAGCAGGCCCAAGGGTATCGAGTGCTCTTTGAGCAGCTGGAGGCCTGGCTGGCCGAAATCACGGGCTTTGCGGGAATTTCCCTTCAGCCCAACGCGGGTTCCCAGGGCGAATACGCTGGGCTGCTGGTGATCCGCCAGTACCACGAGGCTCGCGGAGAAGGCGATCGCGATGTGTGCTTGATCCCTCAGTCGGCCCACGGCACCAATCCCGCTAGCGCGGTGATGTGTGGTCTCAAGGTGGTGGCGATCGCCTGCGATGACCAAGGCAACATTGACCTAGGGGACCTGCAACAAAAAGCTGAAGCCCACCGCGATCGCCTAGCGGCCCTGATGGTCACCTATCCCTCGACCCACGGCGTCTTTGAGGCGGGCATTCGCGACATCTGCGAGATCGTCCACGCCAACGGCGGCCAAGTCTACATGGATGGGGCCAACATGAATGCCTTGGTGGGCCTGTGCCGTCCGGCCGACTTTGGGGCCGACGTCTGCCACTTGAACCTGCACAAGACCTTCTGCATTCCCCACGGGGGCGGTGGTCCGGGCATGGGGCCGATCGGCGTGCAGGCGCACCTTGTGCCCTTCCTGCCCGGCCACAGCGTGGTGGCCCTGGAGGGTTCACAGCGCATCGGGGCGGTGTCTGCGGCGCCCTGGGGCAGCGCCAGCATTTTGCCGATCTCCTGGATGTACATTGCCATGATGGGCGGCCCCGGCCTGACCCAAGCCACGGCGATCGCCATCCTCAACGCCAACTACATCGCCCAGCGCCTCGCGCCCCACTACCCGATCCTGTATCGCGGCGAAACGGACCGGATCGCCCACGAGTGCATTCTGGATCTGCGGGGCCTCAAAAAATCCGCTGGTATCGAGGTGGAGGATGTGGCCAAGCGCCTGATGGACTATGGCTTCCATGCGCCGACGGTGTCGTGGCCCGTGGCCGGCACGCTGATGGTGGAGCCGACGGAGAGCGAATCCAAGGAAGAGCTCGATCGCTTCTGCGATGCCATGATCGCCATTCGTCAAGAAGTCGAGGCGATCGCCCAGGGCACCAGCGACCCGCAGAACAACCCCCTCAAGCACGCCCCCCACACCGCCGAAGTCCTGATCAGTGCTGACTGGGACCGTCCCTACTCCCGAGAGCAGGCTGCCTATCCGGCCCCCTGGCTGCGAGAGCACAAGTTCTGGCCTGCGGTTAGCCGCATTGACAATGCCTACGGCGATCGCAACCTCATCTGCACCTGCGGCCCCCTCGACGCCTACACCCAGGCCTAG